The Saprospiraceae bacterium genome includes the window AGAACCTCTAGGCCCGAATACCAAATCTGCCACCACACCACCTTTCGCTGTCTCATATGCACCCACCAAATTAATCATACCTAAGGAAAACCCAGGAAGATTCGCAAAAGAAGTTGCAGGTGCTATGATGCCACTTTTTGAAATATCGTTTGGTCCATTTAAATTTGTTCTAAAATAAGTATCAGCAGAGCCAGAAATGGTAAATTTTGGTTCCTCCTCTTCCTCTTCCACGGCAGTTACAGGTTCTGTTGTTTTTTCTGCGACTTTTGCTTTCTCTTTATCGTTATGATTTACCATTGCCACAATGTTGTCTTCCTTGGCAGTTGTTTTTTCACTGGTTTGAGCACTAAGCTGTGAAACAAGGCTCAAAACAAATAGCATCAATGTTAATTTTGTAAATACTCTCATGATCATTAATTTTTTAAAACTGGTTAAACAGAATAGGGTGGCCAGGATTTCTAAAGCCAAATGAAATCCGGAAATTATGATCATCAAGAAACCAGTGAATAAGCGATCCTTCCAAAAAGGGTTTTGTTTTTTAGGTTAAAACCTTATTTTTGATCCGCTTATTTGTAATCGAGAATCTGGTTATTCAACCGTTTTCTTGATGCTGCTCCTGTCTATTCCCGTAGGCAGGAGTTTTTTTAGTTTTGATGTGATAAAACGTTAGGCACGCTAAATGAAGCCAGATGAAACCACCTTGAGCAGGTTGGTCTCATCTAACTTGTTTTTGTTTTTATTTTACAGCAAGGTTATAAGCACTGCTTTCTACGGCATCAGCGTAGGCCATCATATCATGTTCTCCGATATCCAAACCTTTCAACTCTTCTGCTTCCGAAACGCGCAATCCGACCGTTGCTTTGATAGCGTATCCGACTGCAATAGAGAAGGCAAAAGTAAAGGCAATAACTGAGAAGGTACCAATCAATTGGGTTAGGAAGTTAGCACCGCCAAAAATACCAACGGCTAGCGTCCCCCAAATACCACATACCAAGTGAACAGAAGTGGCACCAACGGGGTCATCAATTTTGATTTTGTCAAAAAAGATAACGGAGAAAGGAATGATAACACCTGCAATAGCTCCTACAATGATTGACATACCCGGAGAAATCGCATCTGCCCCAGCAGTAATACCTACCAAACCACCCAGCATACCGTTCAACACCATCGAAAGGTCAAATGATTTGAACATTGCCCAAGAAGTAAAGAAAGCACCAATCGCTCCTGCTGCCGCAGCCAAGGATGTAGTCACAAATACAATAGAAACACCTTCTGGATCTCCGCTCAATACAGAACCACCGTTAAAACCAAACCAGCCAAACCAAAGTAAGAATACACCAATAGCTGCTAAAGGCATACTGTGCCCAGGAATGGGTCTGATCCCCTTATCTGTGTATTTACCCGTACGTGGCCCGAGTAGAATGACCATCGCTAAGGCTGCTGCACCTCCACAAGCATGTACCAGGGTAGAACCAGCAAAATCAGCAAATCCCATCGCATCTAACCAACCTAAACCCCATTTCCACATTCCAGTGATCGGATATGCAATAGAAACAAGCAAGGTTGCAAAGACCAAGAAAGGACCTAACTTGATCCGCTCCGCCACTGCACCAGATACAATAGTTGCCGCTGTTGCAGCAAACATAGCCTGGAAGATAAAATCAGTCCAGTATGTGTAAGCGCCATTTGTATATTCTATAGGAACATATCCCTCTGCTGGGCCAATTCCAAAGCCCGCAAATCCAAAAAATCCGCCTGGCTCTCCACCAGGGTACATCAAATTAAAACCGCAGACGAAATAGGTTAAAATACCTATTGAAATTATCATGGAATTTTTAAAAAGGATGTTAACGACATTCTTTTTTTGAACAAACCCAGCCTCTAGGGTTGCAAAACCCAAGTGCATAATAAACACTAGTGCTGTAGCCACCAACATCCAAGTATTATTCGCTGTAAATAAAGCCTGATCCATATTTATTAGTTTGTGTATGTTAAACAATTAAATTGCCCAATCTACTATTGACGCGTAGCCAGCAGTAAATACAATAATTTGATTTATCTTGATTGGTTAATAGCCAGTAAATGGTTGATACCCAAAGAAATGGGTTAATTTGGCAAACTTGGTGTGGTTAGGAACTAAAACGCAGGATTATGATAATGGGTAGGGACTAAAATGTGATTGGTCAGTGTAGCTGTTTATATGGCATCAGCTCCTGTTTCTCCAGTACGAATTCTAGAGACGTGCTGGACGTCAAGTACAACTACTTTACCATCTCCAACCTCTCCAGTACGAGCAGATTCCAAAAGGGTATCTACAATCGCGTTTACTTTACTATCTTCGCAAATGATATCAATTTGCAAACGGGCGATGTAATCGGAATCATAAACACTTCCGCGATAAACCAGCTTTTTTCCTTTTTGTAACCCAAAGCCTTTGACATCGCTGAGTGTGAAGAAGTTTACGCCGATTCCAGCCAAGGCATCTCGAACTTTATCGAAACGTGAAAGGCGAACAATTGCTTCTATTTTCTTCATTTTACTTAAATTTGTGTGATTAAAACGTACTGTTACAATAAACAATGTTCGTTCTATCGCAAATTTTCTGTTGGCGCCAAATGATCTGCTGTCATTGTTTAATAGCTAATAATTACAATGACAAATGTACATCAGCTACTTAGCTTAGCCTAGCGAAAATTGCGATTGCATGTTATATTCAAAGCAGCCCTACCAAATCCAATACACTAATAATCAATACCTTAAACAGGAATCTGTTGTTATGCTCAAGACGCAAAAGGATCAGCTATTTATTTTAATCAAATCATTGACAAAGGCTGAAAAACGCAATTTTCGCCTCTATGTCACCCGTTTTCAGAGCGGAGGAGATACCAAGTTCCTCCAGCTCTTTGATGCGCTGGACCGTATGAGCGAGTATGATGAAAAATCGGTTATCAAAAAGATTGTTAGCATTGAAAAAAAACAACTGGCTAACCTTAAACGCCATTTGTACAAACAAATTTTAACGAGCCTTCGCCTCATTCATATCCAAAAAAACATCGACATCCAAATTCGTGAACAAGTTGACTTCGCTCGTATCTTGTATGGCAAAGGTATGTATATGCAAAGCCTTAAAATTTTGGATAGGATCAAACAAATCGCAGTGGACCACCACCAAGATGTCCTCCATCTGGAAATTCTGGAGTTCCAAAAAATGATCGAGGTCCGGCATGTTACCCACAGTCGTCAGGTAGAAAACAAAATGGAACGATTGCTGATGGAGTCCTTGCAAAGAAGTCAAATTACACACGATATTAATTTGCTTTCTGCGCTACATATTCAAATCCATGGCTATTACATCCAATATGGACATACCCATAATAAAGCAGATCAAGCAACACTGCTCGACTATTTCAATACCCATATGCCAGATGGCCTGGATAAAAGACAACTCACCTTTTTCGAAAAAGCTAACCTTTATCAATCTTGGATGTGGTATCATTATATCAACCTAGACCTGGACAGAGGACGAGAAAGTGCAGGACAATGGGTGAATCTTTTTATGGAAAATCCTCATATGAGGGAAAAGGATCCAGATCTCTATATTAGAAGCCTTTATTATCTAATGGTATTTCATTTTTTATCCGCTAAAAAAGAGGATTTCCATTACTATCTCCAAAAAATGGAGGATTTTGCCAGTACCCATCAAGAGGATTTTAATGACAATTCAAGTATGTTGATCTGTGTATATAGTAACTTATCCTACTTAAACTCCTACTTACTAAAGCATAAATTTGAAGAGGGCGTCGCACAAATTGAAACCATCCAAAAGCAACTCCTACAGTATAATCAGTATATTGACGAATATAGACTATTACTGTTCGACTACAAATTTGCCTATCTCCATTTTGGTATTGGGCAATTCGAAGAGGCCCTCGACTACCTCAATAAAATTGTGCTAATCAAAAATCCACAACTGCCCAAGGATCTCCAAATATATGCTAGCCTATTGCAACTTATTTGCCTCTACGAAACCAAACAGTACGATTTAATGGCCTATTTTATTTCTCCCCTCAGCCGAACGATCCAAAAATACCGGGGCCGAAATAAAACCCAATCGCTATTGCTTGATCTTTTAAAAAAGATTGTAGCCATACCGCCATCTGAAGCTGCTACTGTATTTACAGCTTTCAGACATAAAGAATTGCAGACCATTTTAAATAGTACTTTTGAACAAAAAGCCATCCGATATCTCCGACCTGATGTCTGGATAAAAAGCCATACAGATAATTGTACTATGAAAGAGGCTACTTTGGTGCTCGAAAACGTCTGATCACAAGTAACAATTCTCGTTTGTAAAACCTGGATTTTGAAGAATTGGCATTACCTTTAGGCCTGGTTTTACCCCTATACCAAAACAAACATGAGCAGGCAATACATCCCTATCGTTCTTTTTTTACTTTCCCATTCTATTTTGTGGGGGCAGGTTGATACCTTAAACCCTCCCTTACCTGATCGTAGTGGTGAGCTGATTGAAGACATCCTGAATAATGCAGAAGAAGAAACTGATTTTGATTTCAACACTGCCTTTGAAGACCTGGATGCCTACCTGCAATCTCCCCTTGACCTCAACGAAGCTTCCGAAACGGACCTCAGAGACCTGGGATTGTTTTCCGATGTGCAAATTCTAAACTTTTTGCAATATAGACAGGTGGCAGGCACCCTTATTTCACTTTATGAATTACAGGCGGTACCGGGAATGGATTTGGCCACCATTAGAAACGTACTTCCTTATGTACGAGTACGTGGCGATGTGGATGATTACCAACTTTCACTCATTGAGATGATCACGAAGGGTAAAAATGAAGTCTATAATCGTTGGTTTACCGTTTTGGAAGATCAAAAAGGTTATAGCCCCTTGGAAGATGGAGAAACAAGTAGTCGCTATTTGGGCGATCAGCACCAACTTTATTTTAGATTTAAACATTCCTATGGCAATCGGTTGAGTTATGGCCTTACCGCAGAGAAGGACCGGGGAGAGGAATTCTTTAGGGGAAATAATACCAAAGGGTTTGATTTTTATTCCGCTCATTTTTACCTCAGAAACTACAACAAAAGGCTGATTGCCTTGGCCATCGGTGATTATGGCGTGAGTTTGGGACAAGGTTTGATTTTTTTCTCTGGGTTCAATTATGGGAAAAGCGCTCTTGTTGCCACTATCAAACGCAGCGGCCGTCAAGTTCGAGCCTATTCCTCTGTCAACGAGATCAATTTCATGCGGGGAGCTGCGGCGACCTTGGGCATAGGGGATCGTTTAGCCGTGACGGTTTTTGGTTCTTACAAAGGAATCGATGGCAACCTCGTTCTCCCTGATTCAACGGATTCGGATGTGTTGGAGGCCAGCATATCCTCGCTCAATGCGACTGGCTACCACCGGACCCAATCAGAAGTGGATGATAGGAATGCCTTGCAACAATTGACCACCGGAGCTAGCTTGAAATATTCCATGAGCATAGGCCATATTGCCTTAAATGGCGTCTATCATCATTTTAGCAAAGCCCTGGAGAGCAAAGTTCAGCCTTATAATCAGTTTTATTTTAGAGGAAAACAACTTACAAACGCTAGTTTGGACTATAATTTCCGTTTAGGAAAATTCAATTTATTTGGTGAAACAGCAGCCAGTGATAATGGCAGTATCGCTACCTTGAACGGGCTATTGACGGGACTTGATCCGAAAGTAGACTTTGCCTTGCTATTTAGGCATTACCCTAAGGATTATTGGTCTATCGGGTCCAGTGCCTTTGCAGAGACAAGTGGCACCCGCAATGAAACCGGTTTTTACACCGGCATTGTGGTACGGCCCAATAATAACTGGATTGTTTCAGCTTATTTTGATATCTGGGAACATCCCTGGCTGCGATTTCAGGTAGATGCACCCAGTAAGGGCTACGAATATCGCGTGCGATTGACCTATTTCAAAAAACGCCAATACGAAGCTTATATAGAAGTGAGGGATGAAATAAAAGAACAAAACGTACCTATTTTTGAGACGAAGTCGAAAGATATCCTTCCTAGCCGGCGCTTTCAATCGCGCTTCAATTTCTCCTACAAAGTCAATAAAGCCGTGGAGCTAAGAAGCCGCCTGGACCTCGGTTTTGCCGACAATGAAATCAATAGCTACCAGGACGGTTTTGCCATCTACCAGGATATCATCTTTAAACCAATCGGTTTTCCCTTGTCTTTTACCACGCGTTTTGCCCTATTCGATACCGATGGTTACCAGGTTCGTTTTTATAATTTTGAAAATAACCTGCTCTATACTTTCGCTATTCCAGCCTATTACAACCGCGGCAGCAGGTTTTATATCAACCTGCGTTACAAAGGCATCCGAAACATGACAGTAGAGGCCCGATTTGCACAATTGTACTGGTCTGATCAGCCAAGTATTGGCAGTGGCCTGGAAGAAATAAATGGGCCAGTACGAACGGAGGTGAGCGCCCAAATCAAGTACCAGTTTTAAAACGCTCCCGGGCGAGTTGCAAGTGAAAAAATCAAAATGATAATCAAAATGGCAATCCCTGCCTGCCCCTAAACTTCAACCCTAAACCCCCAACCTCCAATACCTCTAAACCTCCAATACCTCCACGTCCCAAAAAAACCAACCCCCTTTATCCAAAAACAACCTGCCGATGCGAAGGCAATTGAAACCGGAAAACCGTCCCTTCATTCAAGCGGCTTTGCACCTGGATGGTCGCATCATGCAATTCCAGCATTTTCTTGACGATAGCCAGGCCCAGGCCTGTTCCTTTTTTCTCTACACCAGAAGCCGCCTGGCGATAACGCTCAAAGATGAAGGACTGCTCCTCTTCTGGAATCCCAGGACCGGTGTCCGCTATTTTCACCTCCACATATTGTCCGATATTATTTAAAGCGATGGTCACTTTACCTCCTTTGGGCGTAAATTTCAGGGCATTGTCCATCAAGTTTTGAATAACTCGTTCCACCATCCCCAAATCAGCGAATACCATAGGCAAGTTTGAGGGACAGACTAAATCCATTTCCACCTCATTTGCTTTGGCTAAAATCTGGTATTTAAAGAAGATATCCTGGGCCAGTTCACTGATAAAAAAGGCTTCCTTTTTGGGCTCCAGTTGTTTGGCTTCGAGTTTAGAATATTCAAAAAGCTGTGCAATTAGTTTAGCTAGTTTTTCATTGCTATCCAGGATGGTATGGAGGTATTTTCGGCGTTCCTGCTCGGTCAATTGATCCTCTTTGATCAATAAAGTTTCCACATACCCTTGCATAATGGCAAGTGGCGTCCTTAGGTCATGCGACACATTAGCGATGAGTTCCCGGCGGAGTTTCTCCACCCCTTGGAGTTCTTCTATATTGGCGACAATGGTATCAGCCATTTCGTTGTAATGACTGGCTAAGGAACTCAGCTCTCCTTGGTTTTTCAGGTGCACCCTGGCGGCAAATTCGCCCTCTTTGAAGCGGCGAACGGTATCGATGATTCGCCGGAGGTTCCTGGTCAGGTACCAGATGGAGAGTAGCCCAACCAGCAAAGCCAGGACAAGGGCAAGGAAAAAAAACCAGGCCCCTAATTTCAGGATATAACTACCAAATAGATTATTGGTGACAGCAACCTGTTCTTCACTGGCAAGTATAATATAGACATATCCTGTGAGCTTATTGTTTTCCCAAATCGGCGCCGCCGAAAAAACCTTCCTATCTCCTGGATTCCTCGGATCATCCCCTGTTATCA containing:
- the amt gene encoding ammonium transporter, yielding MDQALFTANNTWMLVATALVFIMHLGFATLEAGFVQKKNVVNILFKNSMIISIGILTYFVCGFNLMYPGGEPGGFFGFAGFGIGPAEGYVPIEYTNGAYTYWTDFIFQAMFAATAATIVSGAVAERIKLGPFLVFATLLVSIAYPITGMWKWGLGWLDAMGFADFAGSTLVHACGGAAALAMVILLGPRTGKYTDKGIRPIPGHSMPLAAIGVFLLWFGWFGFNGGSVLSGDPEGVSIVFVTTSLAAAAGAIGAFFTSWAMFKSFDLSMVLNGMLGGLVGITAGADAISPGMSIIVGAIAGVIIPFSVIFFDKIKIDDPVGATSVHLVCGIWGTLAVGIFGGANFLTQLIGTFSVIAFTFAFSIAVGYAIKATVGLRVSEAEELKGLDIGEHDMMAYADAVESSAYNLAVK
- a CDS encoding P-II family nitrogen regulator, whose translation is MKKIEAIVRLSRFDKVRDALAGIGVNFFTLSDVKGFGLQKGKKLVYRGSVYDSDYIARLQIDIICEDSKVNAIVDTLLESARTGEVGDGKVVVLDVQHVSRIRTGETGADAI
- a CDS encoding HAMP domain-containing sensor histidine kinase, which gives rise to MLKSNNLLYWKISGVFFMLLTVLGLGYVLITSFVADRYHQEVNQRLYGLIADSTATKVKTLENGEIDKASLQDIMHSMMVINPSVEVYLLDTLGGIITYVAPHKKIKLESVDMAPVKTFIYGDRKQMITGDDPRNPGDRKVFSAAPIWENNKLTGYVYIILASEEQVAVTNNLFGSYILKLGAWFFFLALVLALLVGLLSIWYLTRNLRRIIDTVRRFKEGEFAARVHLKNQGELSSLASHYNEMADTIVANIEELQGVEKLRRELIANVSHDLRTPLAIMQGYVETLLIKEDQLTEQERRKYLHTILDSNEKLAKLIAQLFEYSKLEAKQLEPKKEAFFISELAQDIFFKYQILAKANEVEMDLVCPSNLPMVFADLGMVERVIQNLMDNALKFTPKGGKVTIALNNIGQYVEVKIADTGPGIPEEEQSFIFERYRQAASGVEKKGTGLGLAIVKKMLELHDATIQVQSRLNEGTVFRFQLPSHRQVVFG
- a CDS encoding helix-hairpin-helix domain-containing protein, whose translation is MSRQYIPIVLFLLSHSILWGQVDTLNPPLPDRSGELIEDILNNAEEETDFDFNTAFEDLDAYLQSPLDLNEASETDLRDLGLFSDVQILNFLQYRQVAGTLISLYELQAVPGMDLATIRNVLPYVRVRGDVDDYQLSLIEMITKGKNEVYNRWFTVLEDQKGYSPLEDGETSSRYLGDQHQLYFRFKHSYGNRLSYGLTAEKDRGEEFFRGNNTKGFDFYSAHFYLRNYNKRLIALAIGDYGVSLGQGLIFFSGFNYGKSALVATIKRSGRQVRAYSSVNEINFMRGAAATLGIGDRLAVTVFGSYKGIDGNLVLPDSTDSDVLEASISSLNATGYHRTQSEVDDRNALQQLTTGASLKYSMSIGHIALNGVYHHFSKALESKVQPYNQFYFRGKQLTNASLDYNFRLGKFNLFGETAASDNGSIATLNGLLTGLDPKVDFALLFRHYPKDYWSIGSSAFAETSGTRNETGFYTGIVVRPNNNWIVSAYFDIWEHPWLRFQVDAPSKGYEYRVRLTYFKKRQYEAYIEVRDEIKEQNVPIFETKSKDILPSRRFQSRFNFSYKVNKAVELRSRLDLGFADNEINSYQDGFAIYQDIIFKPIGFPLSFTTRFALFDTDGYQVRFYNFENNLLYTFAIPAYYNRGSRFYINLRYKGIRNMTVEARFAQLYWSDQPSIGSGLEEINGPVRTEVSAQIKYQF